A window from Catalinimonas alkaloidigena encodes these proteins:
- a CDS encoding LuxR C-terminal-related transcriptional regulator: MKTVAHSFARFPDMTRFWQQPQAVPLSALRLLLKDSPCLAWVLQVETGTFAFLSRNVESILGYSHEQFREGGASFAWQLVHPQDVQPLLALKARIATVLGTVPSHQQAAYRFQYDYRLRKADGTYVRLLEQNSVLAINGDGNITHQLGVCTDITHWKPKKSLTATVRSHEHGCHKVFSAQDEMDALEKLSRREKEILTLIAEGYSSKQIADRLSISFHTVSKHRQHLFEKTQSRTMGELVRYAVAHEII, encoded by the coding sequence ATGAAAACCGTGGCCCATTCGTTCGCCCGTTTTCCAGACATGACTCGTTTCTGGCAGCAACCGCAGGCCGTTCCTCTTTCAGCCTTGCGGTTACTGCTCAAAGACAGTCCGTGTTTGGCTTGGGTGCTCCAGGTCGAAACAGGAACGTTCGCGTTTCTGAGTCGCAACGTGGAGTCGATTCTGGGGTATAGCCACGAGCAGTTCCGGGAGGGCGGTGCCTCGTTTGCCTGGCAATTGGTGCATCCGCAGGATGTCCAGCCGCTGCTGGCCTTAAAAGCCCGCATTGCGACGGTACTCGGCACCGTACCGAGCCACCAACAGGCGGCGTATCGTTTTCAATACGACTACCGCCTGCGCAAAGCCGACGGCACGTACGTGCGGCTGTTAGAGCAGAACTCCGTGTTGGCCATCAACGGAGACGGCAACATCACGCACCAGTTGGGCGTGTGCACGGACATTACGCACTGGAAACCGAAAAAGAGTTTGACCGCCACCGTACGCTCGCACGAGCACGGGTGTCATAAAGTATTTTCAGCCCAGGACGAAATGGATGCACTTGAGAAACTCAGCCGCCGCGAAAAAGAGATCCTGACCCTGATTGCGGAAGGCTACAGCAGCAAACAGATTGCCGATCGGCTTTCGATCAGCTTTCACACGGTCAGCAAACACCGGCAACACCTTTTTGAGAAAACACAAAGCCGCACGATGGGCGAACTGGTACGCTATGCCGTTGCCCACGAGATTATTTGA
- a CDS encoding AAA family ATPase, whose product MKHGFVFGKFLPLHRGHLALMDFARVRCARLTVVVCASDREPTAGELRRDWVAASMAAHPTVDVKLFSYAEAELPNTSVSSWEVSRRWAAAFQVLLPEVDGVFTSEPYGDYLAEWMGIVHVPFDPPRNQVPVSASLIRTAPMQYWEFLAPAARPFFVRKVAVVGTESTGKSTLTAQLAHHFQTVFVPEAGRDLVPQTRECRWSDLDAIAVAQAQRIQQALPAARRVLFSDTELLTTKSYARFLFGCTLRVAGWVKESNKFDMYLYLSPDVPFVQDGTRLSASDRLRLDASHRAQLAEEGVDYRVIQGAWPDRFQQAVGWVEKSLLPSKAP is encoded by the coding sequence ATGAAACACGGGTTCGTTTTCGGTAAGTTTCTGCCTTTGCACCGGGGGCATCTGGCCCTGATGGATTTTGCTCGCGTGCGCTGTGCGCGGCTGACCGTTGTGGTGTGTGCCAGCGACCGGGAGCCGACGGCGGGCGAACTTCGTCGGGACTGGGTGGCGGCGTCGATGGCGGCGCATCCGACGGTCGACGTGAAACTGTTCTCGTATGCCGAAGCGGAATTGCCGAACACGTCGGTGTCGTCATGGGAAGTGTCGCGCCGGTGGGCGGCAGCGTTCCAGGTCCTTTTGCCCGAAGTCGACGGCGTTTTTACGTCTGAGCCTTACGGCGATTACCTGGCCGAATGGATGGGCATCGTGCACGTGCCGTTCGATCCGCCCCGCAATCAGGTACCAGTGTCGGCCTCGCTCATCCGAACCGCTCCAATGCAGTACTGGGAGTTTCTGGCACCTGCCGCCCGACCCTTCTTCGTACGAAAGGTTGCGGTGGTCGGCACCGAATCGACCGGAAAGTCGACGTTGACGGCACAGTTGGCGCATCATTTTCAAACGGTCTTTGTGCCGGAAGCCGGTCGCGACTTGGTGCCGCAGACACGCGAATGTCGGTGGAGTGACCTGGACGCCATTGCGGTGGCGCAGGCGCAACGCATTCAACAAGCGCTGCCCGCAGCGCGGCGGGTTCTTTTCAGCGATACGGAACTGCTCACCACTAAGTCGTACGCCCGGTTCTTGTTCGGGTGTACGCTACGGGTGGCAGGCTGGGTGAAAGAGTCAAACAAGTTTGACATGTACCTCTACCTGAGCCCTGACGTTCCCTTCGTGCAGGACGGCACTCGCCTGAGTGCGTCTGATCGCCTGCGGCTGGATGCTTCGCATCGTGCCCAATTGGCGGAAGAAGGGGTGGACTATCGGGTGATCCAGGGCGCGTGGCCGGATCGGTTCCAACAGGCCGTCGGGTGGGTAGAAAAAAGTTTGCTGCCTAGCAAGGCTCCATAG
- the pnuC gene encoding nicotinamide riboside transporter PnuC — MELLNTLTDVQAPLVDVWGYPLSFIELVGTVTGLVSVVYAARAQVLTWPFGVVNVLAFMIIFYQVHLYSDMLLQVYFLTVTLYGWQQWQKKKADSVRIAWLSARQQALAGAMVVGGTLLLGAAMQRVHVWLPQWFVQPAAYPWADAFTTSASVVATVLLARKRLEAWVLWVLVDAVSCVLYFQKEIRLMALEYVIFLLIALYGGVQWYLMLHDETRVRFR; from the coding sequence ATGGAACTTCTGAATACGCTTACGGACGTGCAAGCCCCTCTGGTGGACGTGTGGGGTTATCCCTTGAGCTTTATCGAACTGGTGGGGACAGTTACGGGGCTGGTCTCGGTGGTGTATGCCGCCCGCGCTCAGGTGCTGACGTGGCCGTTCGGGGTGGTCAACGTGCTGGCGTTTATGATTATTTTCTATCAGGTACACCTGTACTCGGATATGCTGTTGCAGGTGTACTTCCTGACGGTGACACTCTATGGATGGCAGCAGTGGCAGAAGAAGAAAGCCGATTCCGTCCGAATCGCCTGGCTTTCGGCAAGGCAACAGGCACTTGCCGGGGCGATGGTGGTGGGGGGAACCCTGCTGTTGGGAGCGGCGATGCAGCGGGTGCACGTGTGGCTGCCGCAGTGGTTCGTGCAGCCGGCTGCTTATCCCTGGGCCGATGCGTTTACAACCAGCGCGAGCGTGGTGGCGACAGTGCTACTGGCTCGCAAACGATTGGAAGCGTGGGTGTTGTGGGTGTTGGTGGATGCCGTCAGCTGCGTGCTCTACTTTCAAAAAGAGATACGCCTGATGGCGCTCGAATACGTAATCTTTCTGCTGATCGCTTTGTACGGCGGTGTGCAGTGGTACCTGATGCTACACGATGAAACACGGGTTCGTTTTCGGTAA